One window of the Rufibacter radiotolerans genome contains the following:
- a CDS encoding sulfatase — protein sequence MIQNIKRGWGFARVLVALLSLGFHATQAQSSSPKPNVLFIVVDDMNKWSLQNDYPPLKVPNIKKLVSQSLYFKNASCAAPVCVPSRAAFFSGKYPHHSGVYRNGPDVWGVSELLPQVEAMPELFKRNGYTTWAGGKTFHVALPGDREKNMWDNKVFHGNYGPFFTGRGHWNDIKPWEGPDKDFTDVVNADAATVFLAQKHDKPFFMYYGLYRPHSPYTAPKRFYDLYEGVKFPLPPGYDAKDLEDVPASGKRLSAGMDMVTKSGKSQEEGFQDYLRAYCANTSFADWNLGRVIDALDKSPYGKNTIVVFVSDNGFHNGTKNHWAKQTLWEQADAIPFLIRLPNGKAYTCPQTVNLVDIYPTLVEYCGLSVPKQKLDGQSLVAVFKNPKAKWERPGLTTYGEKYSSVRSERYRYIQYPDGAEELYDHDKDPYEHQNLAGKPEMKPVLASLRKNVPVQFQKSVPYKNEGMEERREARQNPGAPAANGGAKKKAGNKKSRN from the coding sequence ATGATTCAGAATATTAAACGAGGCTGGGGATTTGCAAGGGTATTGGTGGCCCTCCTTAGCCTTGGTTTCCACGCGACCCAAGCGCAATCGTCTTCCCCAAAACCCAATGTGCTCTTCATTGTGGTGGATGACATGAACAAGTGGAGCCTGCAGAACGATTACCCGCCGCTCAAGGTGCCCAACATTAAAAAGCTGGTTTCGCAGTCTCTGTATTTCAAGAATGCTTCCTGTGCCGCGCCGGTGTGCGTACCCTCGCGGGCGGCGTTTTTCAGCGGAAAGTACCCGCACCATTCCGGGGTGTACCGCAACGGGCCAGACGTGTGGGGAGTATCTGAACTGCTCCCGCAGGTAGAGGCCATGCCCGAGCTTTTCAAGCGGAATGGCTATACCACTTGGGCCGGTGGCAAAACGTTTCATGTGGCTTTGCCGGGCGACCGCGAGAAAAATATGTGGGATAACAAGGTGTTCCATGGCAATTACGGCCCCTTCTTCACCGGCCGGGGCCATTGGAACGACATCAAGCCCTGGGAGGGGCCAGACAAAGACTTTACAGATGTGGTGAATGCTGATGCTGCCACTGTATTTCTGGCCCAGAAACATGACAAGCCCTTCTTTATGTACTACGGGCTGTACCGGCCGCACTCTCCCTACACGGCACCCAAGCGGTTCTATGACTTGTATGAGGGCGTGAAATTCCCATTGCCGCCAGGGTACGATGCCAAAGACCTGGAAGATGTGCCGGCCTCGGGCAAGAGGCTTTCTGCGGGTATGGACATGGTTACCAAAAGCGGCAAGTCTCAGGAAGAAGGGTTTCAGGACTATCTCAGAGCCTACTGCGCCAACACCTCCTTTGCAGACTGGAACCTTGGCCGCGTGATAGATGCCCTGGACAAGAGCCCCTATGGCAAGAATACCATTGTGGTGTTTGTCTCAGACAACGGCTTCCACAACGGCACCAAGAACCACTGGGCCAAGCAGACGCTCTGGGAGCAGGCAGACGCCATCCCGTTCCTGATCAGGTTGCCCAACGGCAAAGCCTATACCTGCCCGCAAACAGTGAACCTTGTAGACATTTACCCTACGCTGGTAGAGTACTGCGGGCTGTCGGTTCCCAAGCAGAAACTAGACGGACAGAGCCTGGTGGCGGTGTTTAAGAACCCCAAGGCCAAGTGGGAGCGCCCGGGCCTCACCACCTACGGCGAAAAGTATTCTTCGGTGCGGAGTGAGCGCTACCGGTATATCCAATATCCCGATGGAGCCGAGGAGCTATATGACCATGACAAAGACCCTTATGAGCACCAGAACCTGGCCGGGAAACCAGAGATGAAACCCGTTCTGGCAAGCCTTAGGAAAAACGTGCCGGTCCAATTCCAAAAATCGGTTCCCTACAAAAACGAAGGGATGGAGGAACGCCGGGAAGCCAGGCAAAACCCCGGCGCCCCGGCAGCAAACGGCGGAGCAAAGAAGAAAGCGGGAAATAAAAAAAGCCGGAATTAA
- a CDS encoding beta-glucosidase: MKRVLTAFAFTLTFLPSFGQRIDDKELQPLAAFKKFPAGAVYQNTSLSPQARAKNVLELLTFEEKLSLTGGYKMFCFPGVPRLGLRPAIMADASQGIRLKTIASNAQSTSFPPMIALAATWNPALAMAFGKNIGEECKAHGVDFLLGPGMNMQRLSVGGRNYEYMGEDPLLTSAISVNYINGLQSQGIIATAKHFIANDQEFVRHIASSDLDERTLREIYLAPWEAAVKQARVKAIMTGNNAVNGIPSSMHQPLLNDVMRREFGFTGITMTDWQNTNYHPDLQYLVARSGQTLLMSSNDTFKDYVTQFVARYPGRKAEIEADLEFMVYPNLYTLFETGVYDRAPKDPALLATLAGHKETARQVAREAICLLKNEANLLPVKASKKVLLMGPAELHSGTGSGFVEGYDHVDYATGLKKIYGTGLVVTEKPTEAQIKNADVVLYRLNKKAGEGYDVPFEAPQGANEEIARVAALNPNVVVLISSANGFPMPWLPQVKAVLWTFFLGQERGNALAEVISGKVSPSGRLPFTLEKDFQDSPDPQFNFLGSKPFWQGNNNHYKEYWKGNQPSSRNELSKHVKPHQLVHLPYNEGVFMGYRWFEKNKKEVLFPFGHGLGYTSFTYTNPKLSRTAISGQDSVQVKFTLKNTGKQAAAEVVQLYVSDKEATVARPVKELKSFQKVYLKPGQSQTVAFWVKRQDLSFWDIKTHDWKAEPGDFELGIGSSSQQIRFTQAFRLE; this comes from the coding sequence ATGAAACGGGTATTAACTGCCTTTGCCTTCACGCTTACCTTCCTGCCTTCTTTTGGCCAACGGATTGACGATAAAGAGCTGCAGCCGCTGGCGGCGTTTAAGAAATTTCCGGCGGGGGCGGTGTACCAGAATACCAGCCTAAGCCCGCAGGCGCGCGCCAAGAATGTGCTGGAACTGCTCACCTTTGAGGAGAAGCTGAGTTTGACGGGCGGTTATAAAATGTTCTGTTTCCCTGGGGTCCCCCGGTTGGGGCTAAGGCCAGCCATCATGGCAGACGCCTCACAAGGCATCAGGCTAAAAACCATTGCCAGCAACGCTCAGAGCACCTCTTTCCCGCCTATGATCGCGCTGGCGGCCACCTGGAACCCTGCGCTGGCCATGGCCTTCGGGAAGAACATTGGCGAGGAGTGCAAGGCCCATGGGGTGGATTTCCTGCTGGGGCCGGGCATGAACATGCAGCGCCTGTCAGTGGGTGGCCGCAACTATGAGTACATGGGAGAAGACCCGTTGCTGACCTCGGCTATTTCGGTGAACTACATCAATGGTTTGCAGAGCCAGGGCATCATTGCCACGGCCAAGCATTTCATTGCCAATGACCAGGAGTTTGTCCGGCACATTGCCAGCAGTGACCTGGACGAGCGCACGCTGCGGGAAATCTACCTGGCGCCCTGGGAGGCTGCCGTGAAGCAGGCCAGGGTAAAGGCCATCATGACCGGCAACAACGCCGTGAACGGTATTCCCAGCTCCATGCACCAGCCATTATTAAATGACGTGATGCGCAGAGAGTTTGGCTTTACCGGCATCACTATGACCGACTGGCAGAACACTAATTACCACCCTGATTTGCAGTACCTGGTGGCCCGCTCTGGGCAGACCTTGCTCATGTCCAGCAATGACACGTTCAAAGATTATGTGACCCAGTTTGTAGCCCGCTACCCCGGTAGAAAAGCAGAGATAGAAGCCGACCTGGAGTTCATGGTATACCCTAACCTGTACACCTTGTTTGAGACGGGCGTCTATGACCGCGCGCCCAAAGACCCGGCGCTGCTGGCCACCCTGGCCGGCCATAAAGAAACGGCCCGGCAGGTCGCCCGCGAAGCCATCTGCCTGTTAAAGAATGAAGCGAATCTGCTCCCCGTGAAAGCCTCTAAAAAAGTGCTGCTCATGGGCCCGGCTGAATTGCACAGCGGCACCGGCAGCGGCTTTGTGGAAGGCTATGACCACGTAGATTACGCAACGGGCCTCAAGAAAATCTACGGTACCGGCCTGGTGGTCACGGAGAAACCCACCGAGGCCCAGATCAAAAACGCAGACGTGGTCTTGTACCGGCTGAACAAAAAAGCGGGGGAAGGATATGACGTTCCATTTGAGGCGCCGCAAGGGGCAAACGAGGAAATAGCCAGGGTAGCCGCGCTTAATCCCAATGTGGTGGTACTCATTAGTTCGGCCAACGGTTTTCCCATGCCCTGGCTGCCGCAGGTGAAAGCCGTGCTTTGGACGTTTTTCCTGGGCCAGGAACGCGGCAATGCTTTAGCCGAGGTCATCAGCGGAAAGGTGAGTCCTTCGGGAAGGTTGCCCTTCACCCTGGAGAAAGATTTCCAGGACTCGCCAGACCCGCAGTTCAATTTCCTGGGTAGCAAACCCTTCTGGCAAGGCAATAATAACCATTACAAAGAATACTGGAAAGGCAACCAGCCCAGCAGCAGAAATGAGCTGTCTAAACACGTAAAGCCGCACCAGTTAGTGCACCTGCCCTACAATGAGGGCGTGTTCATGGGCTATAGGTGGTTTGAGAAGAACAAGAAAGAGGTGCTTTTCCCCTTCGGGCATGGCCTGGGCTATACGTCGTTTACCTATACCAACCCCAAACTATCCCGCACCGCTATCAGTGGCCAGGATTCTGTACAGGTGAAGTTTACCCTCAAAAACACCGGCAAACAGGCTGCAGCCGAAGTGGTGCAGCTCTACGTCTCTGACAAAGAAGCCACGGTGGCACGCCCGGTAAAAGAGCTGAAAAGTTTCCAGAAAGTGTATCTGAAACCGGGCCAAAGCCAAACGGTGGCCTTCTGGGTAAAGCGCCAGGACCTGTCTTTCTGGGACATTAAAACGCATGACTGGAAAGCAGAGCCCGGTGATTTTGAACTGGGCATTGGTAGCTCCTCCCAGCAGATCAGGTTTACCCAGGCCTTCCGATTGGAGTAA
- a CDS encoding polysaccharide lyase family 8 super-sandwich domain-containing protein, whose translation MHHLYKKLFLFLLVAALAHVAKAQASTDLATMYTRVYNSMYAPLEGYDLGNMNSDGTFKNVAYPASYPTALTGGPRPHFNEMWAIARAYETPGPNYKSETLLDAYCKAWNWWNTYDPTDTNWWYRTIGWPTSLYPSFVLMAKDLKTKKPTEYNSLVSYLMFEWTPEKVAGYKDSPDAANTSDISKYIMATAIATENTAVVAEASEVFHLLIRVEKDDKGEGIQPDYAFNQHSGYGRQLYLGNYGKEYIGGIMNFISISSGTAYAVPPAKMTIFENLFLHGLSWVAYRNMFDHHQTGRRTLTDGYTKSVACLGTLILENTPQKEKLQDLYNWLTRPAGDDADNVQQGNKMFWRHDYMVHKGKNYFTSSRMTSTRTTSSESANGEGLNNYYTGSGVNFIYSTGTEYSEIWDVMNWRRLPGITAPQKPTTTALPLVPAGKNGTNLKPFAGGVSDGKTGASGFLFSKSSSEIKLDATKAWFYFKDYFVALGSDIKAGALYYVPYATTVNQVKFKDSFMVDNGGLPVAMANNQVLSPVTSNWAYLNNIGYQFITNRNLNFEVKTVGDTPLAWINFQHGEYPVSEKYAYAVYPNVTQDQLAEKLNKTPFVVVSNTSDVQCVVDPSASIAQAIFYKPGKVTLPNNLGAVETYQAAAIQVRWKNDSVYVSAANPYCETTPVSSMYVKISGLYAGAGATESAQDQSTFVLLPMPANEFQGSTVTVGLKNSKVVTGIAPELENMPGLAMYPNPIKAGTSFTIQNVAGSRGPVKVTVVNTTGVLVQEHVLTPDQKNKVTVPARHLKQGIYFVRCNGRTGKLIVE comes from the coding sequence ATGCATCACCTCTACAAAAAGTTATTTCTGTTTTTATTGGTAGCCGCTCTGGCCCATGTGGCCAAGGCCCAGGCATCTACAGATCTGGCCACCATGTATACCCGCGTGTATAACAGCATGTATGCCCCTTTGGAAGGCTATGACCTGGGGAACATGAACTCAGATGGCACCTTCAAGAACGTGGCGTACCCTGCGTCTTACCCAACGGCTCTTACGGGTGGACCGCGGCCCCACTTCAATGAAATGTGGGCTATAGCCAGGGCTTATGAAACACCCGGGCCCAACTACAAAAGCGAAACCCTGTTAGATGCCTATTGCAAGGCATGGAACTGGTGGAACACCTATGACCCTACAGATACCAATTGGTGGTACCGTACCATTGGGTGGCCTACCTCATTGTACCCGTCTTTCGTGCTTATGGCCAAAGACCTTAAAACCAAGAAGCCCACAGAATACAACAGCTTGGTTTCTTATTTGATGTTTGAATGGACCCCGGAGAAGGTGGCGGGCTACAAAGACAGCCCAGACGCAGCCAATACTTCAGATATAAGTAAATATATAATGGCTACAGCCATTGCCACTGAAAATACCGCCGTAGTGGCAGAGGCATCTGAGGTGTTTCACCTGCTCATACGGGTGGAAAAGGATGACAAGGGCGAGGGCATTCAGCCAGACTACGCTTTTAACCAGCATTCTGGGTACGGGCGGCAATTGTACCTGGGCAATTACGGCAAGGAGTACATTGGGGGCATCATGAATTTTATCTCCATCAGTTCGGGGACTGCTTATGCCGTGCCACCTGCTAAGATGACCATTTTTGAGAACCTGTTCCTGCATGGGCTAAGTTGGGTGGCCTATCGCAACATGTTTGACCACCACCAGACCGGCCGCAGAACCTTAACCGACGGGTATACCAAAAGTGTGGCCTGCCTGGGCACGTTGATTCTGGAAAACACCCCCCAGAAAGAAAAACTGCAGGACCTCTATAACTGGTTAACAAGACCGGCCGGCGATGACGCCGATAACGTGCAACAGGGCAACAAGATGTTCTGGCGCCATGATTACATGGTGCACAAGGGCAAAAACTATTTCACTTCTTCCCGAATGACCTCCACCAGAACCACGTCCAGTGAAAGCGCCAATGGGGAGGGCCTCAATAATTACTACACCGGGTCTGGCGTCAACTTTATCTATTCCACCGGCACGGAATATTCTGAGATTTGGGATGTTATGAACTGGAGACGCCTACCCGGCATCACTGCCCCCCAAAAGCCCACCACTACTGCCTTGCCGCTGGTGCCAGCGGGCAAGAACGGGACAAACCTCAAACCCTTTGCGGGCGGCGTCTCAGACGGGAAAACGGGTGCCTCTGGGTTCCTGTTCAGTAAAAGCAGCTCTGAGATTAAGTTAGATGCCACCAAAGCCTGGTTTTACTTTAAAGACTATTTTGTAGCCTTGGGCTCTGACATTAAGGCGGGGGCTCTCTATTATGTGCCCTATGCCACCACCGTTAACCAGGTCAAGTTCAAAGACTCGTTTATGGTGGATAATGGCGGCCTCCCGGTTGCTATGGCAAATAACCAGGTCTTGTCTCCTGTTACTTCAAACTGGGCCTACCTTAACAACATTGGGTACCAGTTTATCACCAACAGGAACCTGAACTTTGAAGTGAAAACAGTAGGAGACACCCCGCTGGCCTGGATCAATTTTCAGCATGGGGAATACCCGGTCAGTGAGAAGTATGCCTATGCGGTGTACCCCAACGTTACCCAGGACCAACTGGCGGAAAAACTGAATAAAACCCCTTTTGTGGTGGTGTCCAACACCTCTGATGTTCAGTGTGTGGTTGATCCCAGCGCCTCTATTGCCCAGGCCATCTTTTACAAGCCAGGCAAGGTTACCCTGCCAAACAATCTGGGTGCAGTAGAGACCTACCAGGCAGCGGCTATTCAGGTGCGCTGGAAGAACGACTCGGTGTATGTATCGGCCGCAAACCCTTACTGTGAGACCACGCCTGTTTCCTCTATGTATGTGAAGATTAGTGGATTGTACGCCGGGGCAGGGGCAACGGAAAGCGCTCAGGACCAGTCTACCTTTGTTCTGCTGCCCATGCCGGCAAATGAATTCCAGGGAAGTACCGTCACGGTAGGGCTAAAGAACAGCAAGGTAGTGACGGGGATAGCCCCAGAGTTGGAGAATATGCCGGGTCTGGCCATGTACCCTAACCCCATAAAGGCGGGCACTTCTTTCACCATCCAGAATGTAGCCGGTAGCAGAGGCCCGGTAAAAGTAACGGTGGTAAACACCACCGGGGTTTTGGTGCAGGAGCATGTGCTTACCCCTGACCAGAAGAACAAAGTAACGGTCCCGGCTAGACATCTTAAGCAGGGTATCTATTTTGTAAGGTGCAATGGCAGAACCGGTAAACTCATAGTTGAATAG